Proteins from a genomic interval of Schistocerca serialis cubense isolate TAMUIC-IGC-003099 chromosome 11, iqSchSeri2.2, whole genome shotgun sequence:
- the LOC126427341 gene encoding uncharacterized protein LOC126427341 isoform X1, translating into MRYRIYCFPLLIPPEEITNVKLERLECARRLSCSHSSREPYATGTGKHEMREPSVACREPQPQPQHQERPPTKRRKGTTDVIVEATGTLKAVADMAGTVPQPVRGDQYSALATHIAAELREMDNVGSKIFTTAASHGLQWYLMDRWDLLHLTTQEARPSTSGYIQAALQQAGIEENTV; encoded by the exons atgaggtatcgaatatattgcttccccctacttatacctcccgaggagatcacgaatgtaaaattagagagattagagtgcgcacggaggctttcctgcagtcattcttcccgcgaaccatacgcgactggaacaggaaag CACGAGATGCGAGAGCCTTCTGTTGCATGCCGTgagccacagccacagccccagcatcAAGAGCGGCCTCCCACAAAAAGAAGGAAAGGCACAACAGACGTCATTGTGGAGGCCACCGGGACATTGAAGGCTGTGGCTGATATGGCCGGAACTGTGCCCCAGCCTGTCCGAGGAGACCAATACAGTGCCCTTGCCACCCACATCGCAGCTGAACTGCGTGAGATGGATAATGTGGGTAGTAAGATATTTACAACTGCTGCAAGTCACGGTTTGCAGTGGTATTTGATGGACAGGTGGGATTTGCTGCATTTGACAACACAAGAAGCACGACCATCCACCTCTGGGTATATCCAGGCTGCCTTGCAGCAGGCTGGTATAGAAGAGAATACCGTATAA
- the LOC126427341 gene encoding uncharacterized protein LOC126427341 isoform X2, protein MHCYQFPWRWFFSATVHKKHEMREPSVACREPQPQPQHQERPPTKRRKGTTDVIVEATGTLKAVADMAGTVPQPVRGDQYSALATHIAAELREMDNVGSKIFTTAASHGLQWYLMDRWDLLHLTTQEARPSTSGYIQAALQQAGIEENTV, encoded by the exons atgcactgctatcagtttccTTGGAGGTGGTTCTTCTCAGCCACAGTACACAAAAAA CACGAGATGCGAGAGCCTTCTGTTGCATGCCGTgagccacagccacagccccagcatcAAGAGCGGCCTCCCACAAAAAGAAGGAAAGGCACAACAGACGTCATTGTGGAGGCCACCGGGACATTGAAGGCTGTGGCTGATATGGCCGGAACTGTGCCCCAGCCTGTCCGAGGAGACCAATACAGTGCCCTTGCCACCCACATCGCAGCTGAACTGCGTGAGATGGATAATGTGGGTAGTAAGATATTTACAACTGCTGCAAGTCACGGTTTGCAGTGGTATTTGATGGACAGGTGGGATTTGCTGCATTTGACAACACAAGAAGCACGACCATCCACCTCTGGGTATATCCAGGCTGCCTTGCAGCAGGCTGGTATAGAAGAGAATACCGTATAA